The following proteins come from a genomic window of Bos mutus isolate GX-2022 chromosome 28, NWIPB_WYAK_1.1, whole genome shotgun sequence:
- the OPN4 gene encoding melanopsin isoform X1, protein MNPPSGPRAPLGPVQESSCLATPASSSRWDSSRSSASSLGHPPSISPTAVRAQAAAWVPFPTVDVPDHAHYTLGTVILLVGLTGMLGNLTVIYTFCRCPVGRVGLMLQSRGLRTPANMFIINLAVSDFLMSFTQAPVFFASSLYKQWLFGEAGCEFYAFCGALFGITSMITLTAIALDRYLVITRPLATVGMVSKRRAALVLLGVWLYALAWSLPPFFGWSAYVPEGLLTSCSWDYVSFTPSVRAYTMLLFCFVFFLPLLIIIYCYIFIFKAIRETGQALQTFGTCEGGSECPRQRQRLQNEWKMAKIELLVILLFVLSWAPYSTVALMGFAGYAHILTPYMNSVPAVIAKASAIYNPIIYAITHPKYRLAIAQHLPCLGVLLGVSGQRTGLYTSYRSTHRSTLSSQASDLSWISGRRRQASLGSESEVGWMDTEATAAWGAGQQVSGWSPCSQRLDDVEAKALARPQGRDSEAPGKAKGLLPNLDARM, encoded by the exons GCAGTCAGGGCTCAGGCTGCTGCCTGGGTCCCCTTCCCCACGGTTGATGTTCCAGACCACGCCCACTACACCCTGGGCACGGTGATCCTGCTGGTGGGACTTACGGGGATGCTGGGAAATCTGACGGTCATCTATACCTTCTGCAGGTGCCCAGTTGGCAGGGTGGGA CTCATGCTTCA GAGCAGAGGCCTCAGGACACCTGCCAACATGTTCATTATCAACCTCGCAGTCAGCGACTTCCTCATGTCCTTCACTCAGGCCCCCGTCTTCTTCGCCAGCAGCCTCTATAAGCAGTGGCTCTTTGGAGAAGCAG GCTGTGAATTCTATGCCTTCTGTGGGGCTCTCTTTGGCATCACCTCCATGATTACCCTGACGGCCATCGCCCTGGACCGCTACCTGGTGATCACACGCCCACTGGCCACCGTCGGGATGGTGTCCAAGAGGCGGGCCGCGCTTGTCCTGCTGGGCGTCTGGCTCTATGCCCTAGCTTGGAGCCTGCCGCCCTTCTTTGGCTGGA GTGCCTATGTGCCCGAAGGCCTGCTGACCTCTTGCTCCTGGGACTACGTGAGCTTCACGCCGTCCGTCCGCGCCTACACCATGCTGCTCTTCTGTTTCGTGTTCTTCCTCCCCTTGCTCATCATCATTTACTGCTACATCTTCATCTTCAAGGCCATCCGAGAGACGGGCCA AGCTCTCCAGACCTTCGGGACCTGCGAGGGTGGCAGTGAGTGTCCCCGGCAGCGGCAGCGGCTACAGAATGAGTGGAAAATGGCCAAGATCGAGCTGCTGGTCATCCTTCTCTTTGTGCTCTCCTGGGCCCCCTACTCCACTGTCGCCCTGATGGGCTTTGCTGG GTACGCACATATCCTGACGCCCTACATGAACTCGGTGCCAGCTGTCATTGCCAAGGCCTCTGCCATCTACAACCCCATCATTTACGCCATCACCCACCCCAAGTACAG ATTGGCCATCGCCCAGCACCTGCCCTGCCTGGGGGTGCTGCTGGGCGTGTCGGGCCAGCGCACTGGCCTGTACACCAGCTACCGCTCCACCCATCGCTCCACGCTGAGTAGCCAGGCCTCGGACCTCAGCTGGATCTCTGGACGGAGGCGCCAGGCATCCCTGGGCTCTGAGAGCGAGGTG ggctGGATGGACACAGAAGCAACAGCTGCTTGGGGGGCTGGCCAGCAGGTGAGCGGATGGTCCCCCTGCAGTCAGCGCCTGGATGATGTGGAAGCCAAGGCCCTGGCCAGGCCCCAGGGACGGGACTCAGAGGCTCCCGGGAAG GCCAAGGGGCTGCTCCCCAACCTGGACGCCAGGATGTAG
- the OPN4 gene encoding melanopsin isoform X2: MNPPSGPRAPLGPVQESSCLATPASSSRWDSSRSSASSLGHPPSISPTAVRAQAAAWVPFPTVDVPDHAHYTLGTVILLVGLTGMLGNLTVIYTFCRSRGLRTPANMFIINLAVSDFLMSFTQAPVFFASSLYKQWLFGEAGCEFYAFCGALFGITSMITLTAIALDRYLVITRPLATVGMVSKRRAALVLLGVWLYALAWSLPPFFGWSAYVPEGLLTSCSWDYVSFTPSVRAYTMLLFCFVFFLPLLIIIYCYIFIFKAIRETGQALQTFGTCEGGSECPRQRQRLQNEWKMAKIELLVILLFVLSWAPYSTVALMGFAGYAHILTPYMNSVPAVIAKASAIYNPIIYAITHPKYRLAIAQHLPCLGVLLGVSGQRTGLYTSYRSTHRSTLSSQASDLSWISGRRRQASLGSESEVGWMDTEATAAWGAGQQVSGWSPCSQRLDDVEAKALARPQGRDSEAPGKAKGLLPNLDARM; this comes from the exons GCAGTCAGGGCTCAGGCTGCTGCCTGGGTCCCCTTCCCCACGGTTGATGTTCCAGACCACGCCCACTACACCCTGGGCACGGTGATCCTGCTGGTGGGACTTACGGGGATGCTGGGAAATCTGACGGTCATCTATACCTTCTGCAG GAGCAGAGGCCTCAGGACACCTGCCAACATGTTCATTATCAACCTCGCAGTCAGCGACTTCCTCATGTCCTTCACTCAGGCCCCCGTCTTCTTCGCCAGCAGCCTCTATAAGCAGTGGCTCTTTGGAGAAGCAG GCTGTGAATTCTATGCCTTCTGTGGGGCTCTCTTTGGCATCACCTCCATGATTACCCTGACGGCCATCGCCCTGGACCGCTACCTGGTGATCACACGCCCACTGGCCACCGTCGGGATGGTGTCCAAGAGGCGGGCCGCGCTTGTCCTGCTGGGCGTCTGGCTCTATGCCCTAGCTTGGAGCCTGCCGCCCTTCTTTGGCTGGA GTGCCTATGTGCCCGAAGGCCTGCTGACCTCTTGCTCCTGGGACTACGTGAGCTTCACGCCGTCCGTCCGCGCCTACACCATGCTGCTCTTCTGTTTCGTGTTCTTCCTCCCCTTGCTCATCATCATTTACTGCTACATCTTCATCTTCAAGGCCATCCGAGAGACGGGCCA AGCTCTCCAGACCTTCGGGACCTGCGAGGGTGGCAGTGAGTGTCCCCGGCAGCGGCAGCGGCTACAGAATGAGTGGAAAATGGCCAAGATCGAGCTGCTGGTCATCCTTCTCTTTGTGCTCTCCTGGGCCCCCTACTCCACTGTCGCCCTGATGGGCTTTGCTGG GTACGCACATATCCTGACGCCCTACATGAACTCGGTGCCAGCTGTCATTGCCAAGGCCTCTGCCATCTACAACCCCATCATTTACGCCATCACCCACCCCAAGTACAG ATTGGCCATCGCCCAGCACCTGCCCTGCCTGGGGGTGCTGCTGGGCGTGTCGGGCCAGCGCACTGGCCTGTACACCAGCTACCGCTCCACCCATCGCTCCACGCTGAGTAGCCAGGCCTCGGACCTCAGCTGGATCTCTGGACGGAGGCGCCAGGCATCCCTGGGCTCTGAGAGCGAGGTG ggctGGATGGACACAGAAGCAACAGCTGCTTGGGGGGCTGGCCAGCAGGTGAGCGGATGGTCCCCCTGCAGTCAGCGCCTGGATGATGTGGAAGCCAAGGCCCTGGCCAGGCCCCAGGGACGGGACTCAGAGGCTCCCGGGAAG GCCAAGGGGCTGCTCCCCAACCTGGACGCCAGGATGTAG